Genomic window (Gammaproteobacteria bacterium):
TGCTCAAGGAGCACGAGCTTCGGAGGATCGAGCGGGTCATATTCTCCGAGATGGGGCCACCTTCGAAGCCGGGCGTCATCAACAAGGATTGGATCGGCAAGAATGCTGGAGAGATCCTGGCGGAGATCGGCGTTCAGGTCGGGTCCGATGTTCGTCTCGCCGTCGCAGAGGTGCCGGTGGAGCACAACCTGGTGTGGACCGAACAGATGCTGCCGGTCGTGCCGGTCGTGCGTGTTTCCGACGTCGACCGCGCCATCGACCTCGCCGTCCGATCAGAACACGGGTTTCGCCACACCGCCTCGATCCACTCGACCAACGTCGACACGATCACCAGGATGGCCAGGGCGATGAACTGTTCGATCTTCGTGGCGAATGGTCCCCACTACGCGGGACTCGGCGAAGGCGGGGAAGGATTCACGTCGTTCTCGATCGCCAGCCCCACGGGAGACGGCCTGACCAGACCGCGAACCTTCTCTCGCGAACGTCGAATCACGGTGGTCGGATCCTTGAGGATCGTCTGATGCGCCCCGCGCTGGCGCTCCTCGAGTTCGATTCCGTAGCCCGCGGGATCGAGGCGGGCGATCAGATGGTCAAGCGAGCGCCTGTCGAAGTGATCCGGACCGGAACCGTCCATCCGGGCAAGTACCTCGTTCTCGTCGCCGGTGAGGTGGCCGATGTCGAAGAGGCCGTCGACGCGGGTCGCGCAGTAACGACCCTGGTGGACGTTGTGTTGCTGCCCGACGTACATCCCGACGTCGCAGCGGCCGTCAAGGGAGCCCGACGCACCGGTGGAGGAGAGGCCCTCGGCATCATCGAGACACGCACCGTGGCAGCGGTCATCCAAGCGGCCGACGCCGGGGTGAAAGGCGCAAACGTGACTCTGCTGGAACTTCGAATGGCCGACGGTCTCGGCGGCAAGGGCTACCTGCTGTTCCAGGGGCCGGTCTCCGAGGTCGAAGCCGCGGTCGAGATCGGTTCCGAAAGCGTGCCCGAACGCGTTGTCTCGGTGGTCATCCCACAGCTACACCGCGAGATGGGGGACAATCTCGTCGCGGGAGCGCTGTTCACCGATCGAGTCGGTGAGGAGTAGCCGTGCAACTGGGACGAGTCGTCGGAACGGTCGTCGCGACGATCAAAGCTCCCGGTCTGGAAGGTGTGAAGTTCCTGATCGTGCAGCCACTCGATCGGGATCGGCAACCGAAAGGGCGGCCGGTCGTTGCCGCAGACGCCGTGCACATGGCCGGCTCGGGCGAACTCATCTACATCGTCGGGTCACGCGAAGCCGCCCAGGCGCTCCCCGAAACGTTCGTACCGGTCGATCACGCCATCGTCGGCATCGTGGACGCCGTCGAGGTGAGCCCGTGAAGGTCGGCAGGGTTGTTGGAACGGTGGTTTCCACGATCAACTCGCCCGTCTTCGACCATCGCAAGCTCCTGGTCTGTGATCTCCTCGATGCCGGGGGCGAGGCCGATGGGGACTATCTGATCGCGGTCGACACCGTCGGCGCCGGGGTCGGAGAGACCGTGCTCATCCTCGACGAGGGCACCTCTGCTCGCCAGGTGGTTGGATGGCAGACGGCGCCGATCCGAGCGGTCGTGGTCGGCATCGTCGACGAGATGGTGGTGGATGGCGAGACGATCGTCTAGCTT
Coding sequences:
- a CDS encoding BMC domain-containing protein, producing MRPALALLEFDSVARGIEAGDQMVKRAPVEVIRTGTVHPGKYLVLVAGEVADVEEAVDAGRAVTTLVDVVLLPDVHPDVAAAVKGARRTGGGEALGIIETRTVAAVIQAADAGVKGANVTLLELRMADGLGGKGYLLFQGPVSEVEAAVEIGSESVPERVVSVVIPQLHREMGDNLVAGALFTDRVGEE
- a CDS encoding ethanolamine utilization protein EutN codes for the protein MQLGRVVGTVVATIKAPGLEGVKFLIVQPLDRDRQPKGRPVVAADAVHMAGSGELIYIVGSREAAQALPETFVPVDHAIVGIVDAVEVSP